The Deltaproteobacteria bacterium region GGGGAGCAATCGCCCGGCGCCACCATGAACGTGGAGGAGAAGCTCGCGATCGCGCGCCAGCTCGAGCACCTGGGCGTGGACGTGATCGAGGCGGGGTTCGCCGCCTCCTCGGAGGGCGACTTCGAGTCCGTCCGGCGCGTCGCGGAGATGATCACGAAGCCGATTGTCCTCTCGCTCGCCCGCACGCGCGAGCAGGACGTCGACCGCGCCCTCAAGGCGGTGGAGAAGGCCAGGCGGCCCGGGATCCACATCTTCATCGCCACCTCCGACATCCATCTGAAGCACAAGCTCATGATGAGCCGGAAGGACGTGCTCGACGCCGCGGTATGGGCCGTCAGGCGCGCCAAGCAGCATCTCGACTACGTCGAGTTCTCGGCCGAGGACGCCTCGCGCAGCGATCCCGCGTACCTGGTCGAGATCTTCGGCGCGGTGATCGACGCCGGCGCGCGCACCATCAACGTGCCCGACACGACCGGCTACGCGCTGCCCGAGGAATATGGCGCGCTCTTCAGGATGCTCGGCGAGCGCGTGCCCGGCGGCGACCGCGTCATCTGGAGCGCCCACTGCCACAACGACCTCGGCATGGCGGTCGCGAACTCGCTCGCGGCGGTGCAGAACGGCGCCCGGCAGGTCGAGTGCACGGTGAACGGCATCGGCGAGCGCGCCGGCAACACGTCGATGGAGGAGGTCGTGATGGCGATCAAGACGCGCCGCGACCGCTTCGGGGTCGACACCGGCATCGTGACCGAGCAGATCTACCCGACCAGCCGGCTGCTCGCGCAGATCACCGGCATCCCCATCCCGATCAACAAGCCGATCGTGGGCGACAACGCCTTCGCGCACGAGGCCGGCATCCACCAGGACGGGGTGCTGAAGAACCGCCTCAACTACGAGATCATGAGGCCCGAGTCGGTCGGCCTGGACTCGAACCGCCTGGTGCTCGGCAAGCACTCGGGGCGTCACGCCTTCGTGGCGCGTCTGAAGGAGCTCGGCCTCGAGTTCGGCGACATCGACATGAACCGCGCCTTCGAACGCTTCAAGGCGCTCGCCGACGCGAAGAAGAACGTCTACGACGAGGACCTGATCGCGCTCATCGCCCAGGAGTCGGTCCGCAGCGGCGTGCGCGACCGCTACGAGCTCGTCTACCTGAACGTCACCTCCTCCAGCATGGCGATCCCGCACGCCACCGTGAAGCTCCGCATCGACGGCGAGGAGGTGATCGGCCACGGCACCGGCGACGGCATGGTCGACGCCTGCTACCGCGTGATCAGCGACCTGACCGGCCAGCACCCCCAGCTCGAGCGCTACGCCGTCAAGGCGATCACCGGCGGCACGGACGCCCAGGGCGAGGTCTCCTGCCTGGTGCGCGAGGACGACCACAGCGTGACCGGGCAGGGGAGCCACACCGACATCATCCAGGCGAGCGCGCTCGCCTACGTGAACGCCCTCAACAAGCTCGAGTACCGCCGGCAGTACCGGCAGCGGCAGCAGGCGGAGGTGGGGCCGTGAGCGCCATGACCATGACCGAGAAGATCCTGGCGCGCGCCGCCGGGAAGGCGGCGGTCGAGCCGGGCGACAACGTGTGGGTCCGGGCCGACGTGCTCATGACCCACGACGTGTGCGGCCCGGGCACGATCGGCATCTTCAAGCGCGAGTTCGGCAGGCAGGCGCGCGTGTGGGATCGCGACCGGGTCGTGCTCATCCCCGACCACTACATCTTCACGCACGACGACAAGGCGCACCGCAACGTCGATATTTTGCGGCACTTCGCCGCAGAGCAGGGCCTGCCGCACCTCTACGACGTCGGCACGCCGCGCTACAAGGGCGTCTGCCACATCGCGCTCGCCGAGGAGGGGCACACGCGCCCGGGCGAGGTTCTCTTCGGCACCGACTCCCACACCTGCACCGCCGGCGCCTTCGACGAGTTCGCGACCGGCATCGGCAACACCGACGCGGCCTTCGTGCTGGGCACCGGGAAGCTCCTGGTGAAGGTCCCGCCCACCATGCGCTTCGTGTTCGAGGGCGAGATCCCCGGCTTCATCCTCGCCAAGGACCTCATCCTGCAGATCATCGGCGACATCGGGGTGGACGGCGCGACATACCGGTCGATGGAATTCGCCGGAGAGGCGGTGATGCGCCTCTCGATGGAGGAGCGGATGACGCTCGCCAACATGGTGATCGAGGCGGGCGGCAAGAACGGCATCATCGCCTGCGACGAGACCACGCGCGCGTACCTCCGCGGCCGCACCACCCGG contains the following coding sequences:
- a CDS encoding 2-isopropylmalate synthase, whose amino-acid sequence is MDRVQIFDTTLRDGEQSPGATMNVEEKLAIARQLEHLGVDVIEAGFAASSEGDFESVRRVAEMITKPIVLSLARTREQDVDRALKAVEKARRPGIHIFIATSDIHLKHKLMMSRKDVLDAAVWAVRRAKQHLDYVEFSAEDASRSDPAYLVEIFGAVIDAGARTINVPDTTGYALPEEYGALFRMLGERVPGGDRVIWSAHCHNDLGMAVANSLAAVQNGARQVECTVNGIGERAGNTSMEEVVMAIKTRRDRFGVDTGIVTEQIYPTSRLLAQITGIPIPINKPIVGDNAFAHEAGIHQDGVLKNRLNYEIMRPESVGLDSNRLVLGKHSGRHAFVARLKELGLEFGDIDMNRAFERFKALADAKKNVYDEDLIALIAQESVRSGVRDRYELVYLNVTSSSMAIPHATVKLRIDGEEVIGHGTGDGMVDACYRVISDLTGQHPQLERYAVKAITGGTDAQGEVSCLVREDDHSVTGQGSHTDIIQASALAYVNALNKLEYRRQYRQRQQAEVGP
- a CDS encoding homoaconitate hydratase family protein codes for the protein MTMTEKILARAAGKAAVEPGDNVWVRADVLMTHDVCGPGTIGIFKREFGRQARVWDRDRVVLIPDHYIFTHDDKAHRNVDILRHFAAEQGLPHLYDVGTPRYKGVCHIALAEEGHTRPGEVLFGTDSHTCTAGAFDEFATGIGNTDAAFVLGTGKLLVKVPPTMRFVFEGEIPGFILAKDLILQIIGDIGVDGATYRSMEFAGEAVMRLSMEERMTLANMVIEAGGKNGIIACDETTRAYLRGRTTRPFTPVENDPGARFLTEKRYDARTLEPTVARPHSPDNRALARELGDVRLTRAYIGSCTGGKLTDFVNAARVLRGRRVAVDTFLVPSTTDVSRGLRTETIDGRPLLDIFRDAGCQISLDASCAACLGGPRDTFGRINGPEVCISTTNRNFPGRMGAKEGQVYLASPYTVAASAITGRITDPRELLQ